The genomic segment GCGGCGGACGAGCGTTCGGCCAGACGCTGCACTTCGTCGGCCACCACGGCAAACCCGCGTCCGGCATCACCGGCCATGGACGCCTGGATCGCCGCATTGAGGGCGAGGATGTTGGTCTGGTCGGCGATGTCGTCGATCAGGCTGACAATGTCGCCGATTTCCTGAGACGACTCGCCCAGGCGCTTGATGCGCTTGGCCGTGTCCTGGATCTGCTCGCGGATGTTGTCCATGCCGTGGATGGTGTTGTGCACCACCTCGTTACCCTTGTTGGCGATTTCCACCGAACGCTCGGCCACCGCCGAGGACTCGGCGGCGTTGGCGGACACTTGATCGATGGACTGGGCCATGTCATTGATCGCCGTGGACGCTTCGGAAATCTGCTGCGCCTGATGCTCCGAGGCCTGGGCCAGGTGCATGGCCGTGGCCTGGGTTTCCTGCACCGCGGCGGCCACCTGGCCGGCGGTGAGGTTGATGGTCGCCACCAGGTCGCGCAGTTGGTCCACAGAATAGTTGATCGAATCGGCGATGGTGCCGGTGAAGTCCTCGGTCACCGAGGCGGTTACGGTGAGGTCGCCGTCGGCCAGGTCTTCGATTTCATCCAGCAAGCGCATGATCGCATTCTGGTTGCGCTCGTTTTTCTCGGCGGTTTCCTGCAACTGCCGGTTGGTTTCACGCACCATCACCAGGCCGATGAGGATGATCGAGGCCAACGCCAGAAGACCCAGCACGTAGCCGCCGATGGTGTCGGTGGTACGCCCGCCAGCGAGGTTTTCAAAACCGCTGGCCAGGTGCGAAGCTTCGTCGAGCAAGGTTTGCGACAGGGTGAAAATATTGGTCGCCGATTCGCGGACCTTGAACAGTTCGGGGGACGTTTCGAGGATTTCGTCCACGGAGCCGGAAACGAATTCGAACAGTTCGGCAATTTCGGTCAAGCGGGCACGGGCGTCGTGGTCTTCGACCTGGCTGATCTTCAGCGCCGGATTGCCTTGCAGCATGCCGTTGAGCACCAGGCCGAAACTGGCCGCGTCCCGACCGAACGCATCGGCGGCCGTCTGTGAATTTTCATCGCCTGCGAGCACGGTGTTCACCGCGCCGAGGATGCGTTCAGCCAGCAACGATTGACGCTGGGCCATGACGATCTGCGCCGCCGGTGCACCGCGCTGCAGCAGGATTTCGACGACTTTCTCGTACTCGACCTGCAACTGCGGCACGGTTTCGGCCAGGGTCGCGGCGACCTGATGCAAGGACAGCACGGTCTGTTCGCTGGAGAGGATCGCGTCGGTGTTTTTAAGCAGGCGCTCCCAGTCCAGTTGCACCGCACGCATTTCCGGGCGGACGACGGACGGCGCGGGTGGCAGGCCGGTGGCCGGGTCGCCCTTTTTCAGGTAACCCCAGCGCAGGGCAAAATCGTTGCGCGCATCGCTCAGCAGCTTGAACGCGGCGGCTTTACCGGCAGCAGCCTCCGTGGCGTTCTTGGCGATGCGCTGGGACAGGACGCGCAGTTCACCTGCGTGACCAATGTACTGTTTATCGTAGGTGGCCTGGGTGTTGAGGTAAGCGAAGTTGGCGAACAGCAGCATGATGAAGACGATCAGCGCGATGAACAGCACGATGATCTGCGAACGGCTGCGCGATCCTTCCACTGGCTTGCCTGTTTTTGCTTTTGTCATCGGTCCTCGCCTGTTAACCAACACCTTTGAATCTTGCCGAGATTCCCTGTGGGAGCTGGCTTGCCTGCGATGACATCAACTCGGTTCGAAGCTGGACCGAGTCGCCTGCATCGCGGGCAAGCCCGGCTCCCACAGGGTTCTGCGTTTACAGGGCAACATTCATGAAGCCCTGCGACTGCGCCAGCGCAAACGGGCTGAACACCTGCCAATCCTGATCCCGCCGGAAGCGGCCTTTGACGAAGGCGGCAATCGGCCCGCTCAGTTCGTTTGGCGGCACTGGCTCCAGGCTGTCCTGGGCGAAGTGCTGCAAGCCGAAGACTTCATCGACCATCAATCCGGCAAATACGTCTTTGTATTCCACCACCAGCACCCGCCGCTGCCTGCGCAGCGCCGACGGCTCATGACCAGGCTCGTCACCTGAAAGGAAGTCGCCCACATCCATGATCGGCAACAGGCGGCCGCGCAAGTTGGCCACGCCCTTGACCCACGGTTTTACCCCCGGCAGCTGGGTATAGCGCGGCTCGTGCAACACTTCACCGACTTCACCCATGGGCGCCACATACCAATGCGCGCCCAGGCGAAAACCGATGCCGCTCCAACTGTCCTGGCGGGTTGGCTGGGACGGCAGGTCCGCCGCCAGCAGGCGACAACGCTGGTCGATCTGCAACAGCAGTTCGAAAGCCGTCAGCGACTCGGTCATGGCTTGGTGGTCAAGCTCGCCAGCACGTTGTTCAGCGTCTTGATCAGTGTTTCTTCGTCGACCGGTTTGGTCAGGTAGTCCTTGGCGCCCTGGCGTGTACCCCAGACCTTGTCGGTTTCCTGATCCTTGGTGGTGATGATGATCACCGGGATGTGCCCGGTGTCCGGGTCTTTGGTCAGCTGACGGGTCGCCTGGAAACCATTGAGGCCGGGCATGACGATGTCCATCAGCACCGCATCGGGTTTTTCCTGACGGGCCAGGGCCACGCCGTCGGCGCCGTTTTCGGCTTTCAACACTTCGTGACCGTGCTTTTCCAGCATGCCGGTCAGTTTGTACATTTCAGTCGGCGAATCATCGACGATCAGAATACGTGCCATGGTCTTCCCCATTCTTGTCGACGCCGGCCACTTGGCCGAGCGTCACTGTGCGTGTCCTACTGCGGCAAAACGGCGGCGAAGCCCGGAACATGGGCCTGGATCGCGTTCAGCAGTTCTTCCTTGCTGAACGGTTTGGTCAGAAACTGATCAGAACCGACGATCCGTCCCTTGGCCTTGTCGAACAGCCCGTCCTTGGACGACAGCATGATCACTGGCGTCGCCTTGAACGCACTGTTGTTCTTGATTAAAGCGCAGGTCTGATAACCATCCAGGCGCGGCATCATGATATCGACGAAGATGATGCCGGGATGATTGTCGGCAATCTTGGCCAGCGCGTCGAAACCGTCGATGGCCGTGATCACCTCACAGCCCACGTTCTTCAATAGCGTTTCGGCGGTACGGCGAATCGTCTTCGAATCATCGATCACCATGACCTTCAAGGCGCTGGACTGCTGTTCCATAAGGGGCTCTACCGTCGCCTTTGCGAATCCATTTGTCCATTTGCCGGTTATCGGCGGCTGGAAACCCTTTATGCTCAAGGGCCAGCGCCTTTTTAGCACAGTCTCCAAATGCAATCTATCGGCCGGCCCGCGCGGTGGTTTTTCCTTGACCGGGAACACACTCGGCGCCACTCTGACGCCACTTTTTCACATCACATTCCAACCCAATTTCGAGGAAAAACCCATGAGCGTTCGCGTCGGGATTGTCATGGACCCCATCGCCGGCATTTCCTATAAAAAGGATAGCTCGCTGGCCATGCTGCTGGCTGCGCAGAAGCGCGGCTGGGAACTGTTCTATATGGAACAGCGCGATTTGTACCAGGCCGAAGGTCAGGCACGGGCGCGCATGCGACCGCTGCAAGTGTTCGCCAACCCGCAGAAATGGTTCGAACTGGGCGCCGAGAGCGACGCGCTGCTGAGCGACCTGGACGTGATCCTGATGCGCAAGGATCCGCCGTTCGACATGGAGTTCGTCTACTCCACCTACCTGCTGGAGCAGGCCGAGAACGCTGGTGTGCTGGTGGTCAACAAACCCCAGAGCCTGCGCGACTGCAACGAGAAGCTGTTTGCCACGCTGTTCCCGCAGTGCACGCCGCCGACCATTGTCAGCCGCCGCCCGGACGTCCTGCGTGAATTCGCCGACCACCATGGCGATGTGATCCTCAAGCCGCTGGATGGCATGGGCGGCTCTTCGATCTTCCGTCACACCGCTGGTCACCCCAACCTGTCAGTGATCCTCGAAACCCTGACCCTGCACGGCAAGCAGCAGATCATGATCCAGGGCTACCTGCCGGCCATCATCGATGGCGACAAGCGCATCCTGATGATCGACGGCGAGCCGGTGGATTACTGCCTGGCACGCATCCCCGCTGCCGGTGAAACCCGTGGCAACCTGGCCGCCGGTGGCCGTGGCGAAGCGCGTCCGCTGACCGACAAAGACCGCTGGATTGCCGCGCAAGTCGGCCCGACCCTGCGTGAAAAGGGCCTGCTGTTCGTTGGCCTGGACGTGATTGGCGAGCACCTGACCGAAATCAACGTCACCAGCCCGACCTGCATTCGCGAGATCGATAATGCGTTTGGCACCGACATCGGCGGCCTGTTGATGGACGCCATCGATCAGAAGCTCAAAGCGCGTTGATATAGAAGAGCCAAGTTGAAACCGACATTGCGTTATCATGCGCGGCCTGTGAAAAACGCGATGTTGGTTTTCTTGTCATGACACTTCCGTCCGATCTGCCCGCAGAACTCGCCCATCGTGGCGTGCGCCCGGCCGATCGCCTCGGATTTACCCTGTTTCTCGCGGCGTTGATTCACCTGGCCTTGCTGCTGGGCGTCGGCTTCACCATGGTCGAACCCAAGCAAATCAGCAAAACCCTGGAAATCACCCTCGCCACGTTCAAAAGCGACACCAAGCCCAAGAAGGCTGACTTCCTCGCTCAGGAAAACCAGCAAGGCAGCGGCACCCTGGACAAAAAGGCGATCCCCAAGACCACCGAGGTCGCGCCGTTCCAGGACAACAAGGTGCAGAAAGTCACCCCGCCACCCGCTGCCAAGCCTGAAGTGCAGGAAGCCGCGCCCAAGGCAGCGGTGACGACGATCGCGCCCAAGCCGAAAAAAGCCGCCGCCAAGCCCGAATCGCCGAAGGCCGAAACCAAGCCTCAGGTCGCCGCGCCCACCTTCGACAGCTCACAGCTGTCCAGCGACATCGCCAGCCTTGAAGCCGAACTCGCCAACGAACAACAGCTGTACGCCAAGCGCCCGCGCATCCACCGTTTGAGCGCCGCCTCGACCATGCGCGACAAGGGCGCCTGGTACAAAGACGACTGGCGCAAGAAAGTCGAGCGCATCGGCAACCTGAACTACCCCGAAGAAGCCCGACGCAAGCAGATCTACGGCAACTTGCGGCTGATGGTCTCGATCAATCGCGATGGTTCGCTGTATGAAGTGCTGGTGCTGGAGTCATCCGGGCAACCGCTGCTGGATCAGGCGGCCCAGCGTATCGTCAGGCTGGCGGCGCCGTTTGCGCCGTTTACCGGGGATTTGTCGGACATTGACCGGCTGGAAATCATTCGTACCTGGAAGTTTGCGCGCGGGGATAAACTCTCCAGTAACTGACACCCATCCCTCGCGGGAGCGAACTTTTGTGGCGAGGAAGCTTTTGTGGCGAGGGGGCTTGCCCCCGTTGGGTCGCGAAGCGGCCCCAAAAACCTACAATCGCGGTGTGCCTGACTAACCCCGAATCAAAGGATTGGCGACTGCTTCGCAGCCGAACGGGGGCAAGCCCCCTCGCCACAGGGGCCCGCGGCCAAATTTGATCAATGCTGGCTGGCAAATTGCGGTATCCCCAGCTTGTCAGTTCGCCCCTCCAACGCCACACTAGCGCTCATGAAAAACGTCAGCCCCAGTTACCTCAAGCATCACTTCCTGATCGCCATGCCTCACATGGCCGACCCGAACTTTGCGCACACCTTGACCTACATCGTCGAGCACACGGCCAATGGTGCCATGGGGCTGGTGGTCAACCGCCCGCAAGAGCTGAATCTGGCCGACATCCTTGAGCAACTGCGCCCTGATATCGAACCGCCAGTACTCTGCCAGCACGTACCGATCTTCACTGGCGGCCCGGTACAGACTGATCGCGGCTTCGTCCTGCACCCATCCGGCAAGCACTTTCAGGCGACCGTTGATCTGGAAGGCGAGTTGTCCCTGTCGACGTCCCAGGACGTGCTGTTTGCCATCGCTGATGGCGTCGGCCCGGCGAAAAGTCTGATCACCCTCGGCTACGCCGGCTGGGAAGCCGGGCAACTGGAGGCCGAACTGGCCGACAACGCCTGGCTGACCTGCCCGTTCAACGCCGACATCCTGTTCAACACCAGCAGCGAGTTGCGCCTGGAAGCGGCAGCCCGGCACCTGGGCGTCAACCTCAGCCTGCTCACCAGCCAGGCAGGACACGCCTGATGGCCTTGCGTTTGATTCTGGGCTTTGACTACGGCACCAAACAGATCGGCGTCGCGGTCGGCCAGGTGATTACCGGCCAGGCCCGCGAGCTGTGCACCTTGAAGGCGCAAAACGGCATTCCCGACTGGAATCAGGTCGAAGCCCTGATCAAGGAGTGGAAACCCGACGCCGTGGTGGTCGGCCTGCCGCTGAACATGGATGGCACGCCGAGTGACATGTGCCTGCGCGCCGAGAAATTCGCCCGCCGCCTCAATGGCCGCTACAACCTGCCCTTCTATACCCACGACGAGCGCCTGACCACCTTTGAAGCCAAGGGCGAGCGGCGTGATCGGGGCGGACAAAAAGGCAGTTACCGCGACAACCCGGTGGACGCCATCGCCGCCGCCCTGCTGCTGCAAGGCTGGCTCGACGAAAACACCGCACTGTTCGAATCCTGAAGAGCCGCCAAGGCGTCTCTCTTAGCTACAACCCGAGCCAAACCCCACGCCTGACTCAAAGGCCGGGCTCGGGCCCAAGAAGGAGCAACCATGAGCCTGCCCAATCCCGCCGACCTGATCAGCCAGATGGCGATCCGTCTCAAGGCACACCTGGAACACCGTGGCATCAGCGAACCGCGTTACATCGGCATTCGTACCGGTGGCATCTGGGTCGCTCAGGCCTTGCTCGATGAACTGGGCAGCGATTCGCCGCTCGGCACCCTCGATGTGTCCTTCTACCGCGACGACTTCAGCCAGAACGGCCTGCACCCGCAAGTGCGCCCTTCGGCACTGCCGTTCGAGATCGAAGGCCAACACCTGGTGCTGATCGACGACGTACTGATGAGCGGCCGCACGATTCGCGCCGCGATGAACGAACTGTTCGACTACGGCCGCCCGGCCAGCGTGACGCTGGTCTGCCTGCTGGACCTGGACGCCGGCGAGCTGCCGATCCGCCCGAACGTGGTCGGCGCCACCCTGACACTGGCGGCCCACGAACGGGTCAAACTGTCCGGCCCCTCGCCGCTCACGCTTGAACTGCAAGACCTTGCCCTTTAATCCGCCCTATTGAGAGTCCCCTTCGCGATGACGCCTCTAGATACCAAGCGCCCGCTGCAGCTCAATGATCAGGGCCAGCTGCGCCACTTCCTCTCACTCGACGGCCTGCGCCGCGAGCTGCTGACGGAAATCCTCGACACCGCCGACTCGTTCCTCGAAGTCGGTGCCCGGGCGGTGAAGAAAGTCCCGTTGCTGCGCGGCAAGACTGTGTGCAACGTGTTCTTCGAGAACTCCACCCGCACCCGCACCACCTTCGAACTGGCAGCCCAGCGGTTGTCGGCGGACGTGATTACCCTGAACGTGTCGACATCGTCGGCGAGCAAGGGTGAAACGCTGCTCGACACCCTGCGCAACCTGGAAGCCATGGCCGCCGACATGTTTGTCGTGCGTCACGGCGACTCCGGTGCCGCGCACTTCATCGCCGAGCATGTCTGCCCGCAAGTGGCGATCATCAACGGTGGCGATGGCCGTCACGCGCACCCGACCCAGGGCATGCTCGACATGCTCACCATTCGGCGGCACAAGGGCGGTTTCGAAAACCTCTCGGTGGCCATCGTCGGCGACATCCTGCACTCGCGGGTTGCGCGTTCGAACATGCTGGCCCTGAAGACCCTCGGTTGCCCGGACATCCGCGTGATCGCGCCGAAAACCTTGCTGCCGATCGGCATCGAGCAATATGGCGTGAAGGTCTACACCGACATGACCGAAGGCCTGAAAGATGTCGACGTGGTGATCATGCTGCGTCTGCAACGCGAGCGCATGACCGGCGGCCTGCTGCCGAGCGAAGGCGAGTTCTACCGCCTGTTCGGCCTGACCACTGCGCGCCTGGCCGGGGCCAAACCGGACTGCATCGTCATGCACCCGGGGCCGATCAACCGTGGGGTGGAGATTGAGTCGGCGGTGGCCGACGGTCCGCATTCGGTGATCCTCAACCAGGTCACCTACGGTATTGCGATTCGTATGGCCGTGCTGTCCATGGCCATGAGCGGGCAGACTGCCCAGCGCCAATTCGAGCAGGAGAACGCCCAGTGAAGCTCAGCATTCTCGGCGCACGCGTCATCGACCCAGCCACGGGGCTGGATCAAGTTACCGACATTCATATTGAAGCCTGCAAGATCGTCGCGATTGGCGCAGCACCCGCCGGCTTCACGGCCGTCCAAACCATCGAGGCCAACGGCCTGGTGGCCGCTCCCGGCCTGGTCGACCTGAACGTCGCCCTGCGCGAACCGGGTTACAGCCGCAAAGGCTCGATTGCCAGCGAAACCCGCGCCGCCGCCGCCGGCGGCGTGACCAGCCTGTGCTGCCCGCCCAAGACCAAACCGGTACTGGACACCTCGGCCGTGGCCGAACTGATTCTCGACCGCGCCCGCGAGGCCGGCAACACCAAAGTGTTCCCGATTGGCGCCCTGAGCAAAGGCCTGGACGGCGAACAGCTGGCCGAGCTGGTCGCGCTGCGCGATGCCGGCTGCGTCGCCTTCGGCAACGGTCTGGAGAGCTTCCGCAATACCCGCACGCTATGCCGGGCGCTGGAATACGCGGCGACGTTCGACCTGACGGTGATTTTCAACTCGCAAGACCATGATCTGGCCGAAGGTGGCCTGGCCCACGAAGGCCCGACTGCCAGCTTCCTCGGCTTGCCGGGCATTCCGGAAACCGCCGAAACCGTGGCCCTGGCTCGGGATCTGCTGCTGGTCGAGCAAAGCGGCGTGCGCGCGCACTTCAGCCAGCTGACCAGCGCTCGCGGCGTGGCCCTGATCGCTCAGGCCCAGGCACGCGGGCTGCCGGTGACCGCCGATGTGGCGCTGTATCAGCTGATCCTGACTGACGAAGCGCTGATCGATTTCAGCAGCCTGTACCATGTCCAGCCGCCGCTGCGCACTCGCGCCGACCGCGACGGCCTGCGTGCCGCGGTGAAATCCGGCGTGGTTTCGGCCATTTCCAGCCATCACCAGCCACACGAACGGGACGCCAAACTGGCGCCCTTCGGCGCGACCGAGCCCGGCATCAGCAGTGTCGAGCTGTTGCTGCCGCTGGCGATGACGTTGGTGGAAGACGGTTTGCTGGACTTGCCGACTCTTCTGGCGCGCTTGAGCGCTGGACCTGCCGAGGCATTGCGCCTGCCGGCGGGCAAACTGGCGGTGGGGGGGGCGGCGGATATCGTGCTGTTCGACCCGACGGCCTCGACCGTAGCCGGGGAAACCTGGTTGTCCAAGGGCGAGAACTGCCCATTCATTGGGCATAGCTTGCCGGGTGTGGTGCGTTACACCCTGGTGGATGGTCGGATCAGCCACCAGGCGTAAGACCGCGTCGCCTGCTTTCGCAAGCAGGCTCGCTCCCACATGGGAATGCGTTCCCCTGTGGAAGCGAGCTTGCTCGCGATGAATTACTGGAAAGCGCCGCGATTCTGCGCGTTACGCACCGACACCTGATCATTCAGCGTCCAGAAGTCATACAGCACTCCCACAAAGAACAACCCGCCCGTCACCAGGTACAGCAAGCCGCTGATCCACTTCCCCTGGTACATCCGGTGCACGCCGAATACCCCCAGAAACGTCAGCAGGATCCACGCCACGCTGTATTCGATCGGTCCGGCGGTAAAACGCAGGTCGGCCTCACGGTCCATGGCCGGGATCAGGAACAGGTCGATCAGCCAGCCAATCCCCAGCAATCCGAACGTGAAAAACCAGATCGTCCCGGTCACCGGCTTGCCGTAATAGAACCGATGAGCACCGGTAAAACCGAAAATCCAGAGCAGGTAACCGATCACCTTGCTGTGGGTGTCTTGCTGTCCAGCGGTGGGTTGATAGGTGTTCATTGAGGACCTCGATTCACACGATAGATAAATATTCTTGAATTCTTTGTGACTTTTTTACGGGCGTCCGACGTATGGCAAATGCTACCTTCGCACCTGTCAAAGCCTTGTAACACCTGACGTCTGTCCGACAATTGCTTCAAACTGCCGCTTCTTTGGCGCAGTTGACCGCCAGGTTGAATCGACCAACGGCCTCGGAAGAGACAAAAAAGCTGTTATAAAGTTGCGCGCTAACCTATATGAGCCTTGCCTAATGCGTCCATTTTTCAAGACATGGCTAACCATTTGCCTATTGATGCCACTGGCTGCCCACGCCACCAATCGTGAGCAACGTCTTCCCAACGTTAACGGTTTCACCCCTAAATCTCATGTTTCTGCTCCTACCAGCAAAAACAAGCACACCCCGAAACACAGCACCACCCTGGCCAAGGCCAACACCCACAGCAAGCTGGTTCCGCCCATGGCGAACAAGCAGAGCAGCAACGTGTTGAGCCGCGCCGTAAACGTTCTTGGTACGCCTTATCGTTGGGGCGGCAGCAGCCCAAGTAAAGGGTTCGATTGCAGCGGCCTGGTGAAATACGCGTTTAACGACGCCACGTTCGACCTGCCGCGTACCTCGAACGCCATGGCCAGCGGTCACGGGCAGAAAGTCGAACGCGCGGATCTGAAACCTGGCGACCTGATTTTCTTCAACATCAAGAGCCGTCGGGTCAATCACGTTGCCATCTACCTGGGCAACGACCGCTTTATCCACGCACCGCGTCGTGGCAAGTCGGTGACCATCGACACGCTGAAGAAGCCGTACTGGGAAAGCCACTATGTGGTGGCCAAGCGGGTTCTGCCGAAAGAACCGCATCAGATGCGCGTCGTACAGCGCTGAGAGACGCGCACTTGTGGCAAGGGGCTTGTCGGATCGCCGCACCGCCCCGTTGGGCTGCGCAGCGGCCCTAACCCCTGACACCCTGGCGCCTCAGGCACATCGCATCAGCAGATTTTGCGACTGTTTTGCAGCCTGGCGGGGCGGTGCAGCGTTCCGACACGGCCCCTCGCCACAAAGGCAATCCTCCCCGCGTCAGCATTCCACGCCTCAGAAGTTATCCGGCGTTCGCGCCTTCTCCCGCGCATGCTCGCGGCTGATCAAGCCCTTGGCCACCAACTCCTTCAAACACATATCCAGCGTCTGCATCCCCAGATTCCCGCCGGTCTGAATCGACGAGTACATCTGCGCCACCTTGTCTTCACGGATCAGGTTACGGATCGCCGAGGTGCCGAGCATGATCTCGTGCGCCGCGATGCGGCCGCCGCCGATCTTCTTGACCAGGGTCTGGGACACCACCGCCAGCAGCGACTCTGAAAGCATCGAACGCACCATCGACTTCTCATCACCCGGAAACACGTCCACCACCCGGTCGATGGTTTTCGCCGCCGAGGTAGTGTGCAGCGTGCCAAACACCAGGTGTCCGGTTTCGGCGGCAGTCAGGGCCAGGCGAATGGTTTCCAGGTCACGCATCTCCCCCACCAGAATCACGTCCGGGTCCTCGCGCAACGCCGAACGCAGAGCGGTGGCGAAGCTGCGGGTATCGCGATGGACTTCGCGCTGGTTGATCAGGCATTTGCGCGATTCGTGAACGAATTCGATTGGGTCTTCGATGGTGAGAATATGGTGATGGCGGTTGTTGTTCAGATAATCGATCATCGCCGCCAGGGTCGTGGACTTGCCGGACCCGGTCGGCCCCGTCACCAGTACCAGGCCGCGTGGCGCCTCGGTTATCTTGCGAAACACATCGCCCATGCCCAAGTCGTCCATGCTCAGGACTTTCGAGGGAATGGTGCGGAACACCGCGCCAGCACCGCGATTCTGGTTGAAGGCGTTAACCCGAAAGCGCGCCACGCCAGGCACTTCAAAGGAAAAGTCGGTTTCCAGATGCTTCTCGAAATCCACCCGCTGGGTGTCGTTCATGATGTCGTAGATCAGCTCGTGCACCTGTTTGTGATCCAGGGCCGGCAGGTTGATGCGTCGCACATCGCCATCGACGCGGATCATCGGTGGCAGGCCGGCAGACAGGTGCAGGTCGGACGCCCCCTGTTTGGCGCTGAATGCCAACAGTTCAGTGATATCCATAGCGCTCCTCAATTCCAGTAGAATGCCGCGAACCTTCAGACCGCTGGCGCCTCTTGATGTCCACGATAGCAGACAACATCGCACGGGTTAGTTCGCGCATACACAGCGCAACACTCGCCGCCCAACGTGACGAGCACAGCGTTCAATTGCTGGCCGTGAGCAAGACCAAGCCCGCCGAGGCTGTGCGCGAAGCGTATGCCGCCGGGCTGCGCGATTTCGGCGAGAACTACCTGCAGGAAGCACTGGGCAAACAACTCGAATTGACCGACCTGCCCTTGATCTGGCACTTCATCGGCCCCATTCAATCGAACAAGACTCGCGCTATCGCCGAGCACTTCGACTGGGTGCACTCCGTGGACCGTTTGAAAATCGCACAACGTCTGTCCGAACAACGTCCCGCCGATTTGCCCCCGCTGAACATCTGCATTCAGGTCAACGTCAGCGGTGAGGCCAGCAAATCCGGCTGCACTGCGGCCGATCTGCCGGCCCTGGCCAGTGCCATCAGTGCTTTGCCGCACATTAAATTGCGAGGCCTGATGGCGATCCCTGAGCCGACTGAAGATCGCGCTGCCCAGGATGCCGCTTTCGCTGCCGTTCAAAGCCTGCAAG from the Pseudomonas sp. N3-W genome contains:
- a CDS encoding methyl-accepting chemotaxis protein, which codes for MTKAKTGKPVEGSRSRSQIIVLFIALIVFIMLLFANFAYLNTQATYDKQYIGHAGELRVLSQRIAKNATEAAAGKAAAFKLLSDARNDFALRWGYLKKGDPATGLPPAPSVVRPEMRAVQLDWERLLKNTDAILSSEQTVLSLHQVAATLAETVPQLQVEYEKVVEILLQRGAPAAQIVMAQRQSLLAERILGAVNTVLAGDENSQTAADAFGRDAASFGLVLNGMLQGNPALKISQVEDHDARARLTEIAELFEFVSGSVDEILETSPELFKVRESATNIFTLSQTLLDEASHLASGFENLAGGRTTDTIGGYVLGLLALASIILIGLVMVRETNRQLQETAEKNERNQNAIMRLLDEIEDLADGDLTVTASVTEDFTGTIADSINYSVDQLRDLVATINLTAGQVAAAVQETQATAMHLAQASEHQAQQISEASTAINDMAQSIDQVSANAAESSAVAERSVEIANKGNEVVHNTIHGMDNIREQIQDTAKRIKRLGESSQEIGDIVSLIDDIADQTNILALNAAIQASMAGDAGRGFAVVADEVQRLAERSSAATRQIETLVRAIQTDTNEAVISMEQTTTEVVRGARLAQDAGVALEEIEGVSKTLAALIQSISNAAQQQTSSAGQISLTMNVIQQITTQTSSGSTATAESIGNLAKMASQLRRSVSGFTLPAAAATDNA
- a CDS encoding chemotaxis protein CheW, giving the protein MTESLTAFELLLQIDQRCRLLAADLPSQPTRQDSWSGIGFRLGAHWYVAPMGEVGEVLHEPRYTQLPGVKPWVKGVANLRGRLLPIMDVGDFLSGDEPGHEPSALRRQRRVLVVEYKDVFAGLMVDEVFGLQHFAQDSLEPVPPNELSGPIAAFVKGRFRRDQDWQVFSPFALAQSQGFMNVAL
- the pilH gene encoding twitching motility response regulator PilH, whose product is MARILIVDDSPTEMYKLTGMLEKHGHEVLKAENGADGVALARQEKPDAVLMDIVMPGLNGFQATRQLTKDPDTGHIPVIIITTKDQETDKVWGTRQGAKDYLTKPVDEETLIKTLNNVLASLTTKP
- the pilG gene encoding twitching motility response regulator PilG, translated to MEQQSSALKVMVIDDSKTIRRTAETLLKNVGCEVITAIDGFDALAKIADNHPGIIFVDIMMPRLDGYQTCALIKNNSAFKATPVIMLSSKDGLFDKAKGRIVGSDQFLTKPFSKEELLNAIQAHVPGFAAVLPQ
- the gshB gene encoding glutathione synthase, which translates into the protein MSVRVGIVMDPIAGISYKKDSSLAMLLAAQKRGWELFYMEQRDLYQAEGQARARMRPLQVFANPQKWFELGAESDALLSDLDVILMRKDPPFDMEFVYSTYLLEQAENAGVLVVNKPQSLRDCNEKLFATLFPQCTPPTIVSRRPDVLREFADHHGDVILKPLDGMGGSSIFRHTAGHPNLSVILETLTLHGKQQIMIQGYLPAIIDGDKRILMIDGEPVDYCLARIPAAGETRGNLAAGGRGEARPLTDKDRWIAAQVGPTLREKGLLFVGLDVIGEHLTEINVTSPTCIREIDNAFGTDIGGLLMDAIDQKLKAR
- a CDS encoding energy transducer TonB — encoded protein: MTLPSDLPAELAHRGVRPADRLGFTLFLAALIHLALLLGVGFTMVEPKQISKTLEITLATFKSDTKPKKADFLAQENQQGSGTLDKKAIPKTTEVAPFQDNKVQKVTPPPAAKPEVQEAAPKAAVTTIAPKPKKAAAKPESPKAETKPQVAAPTFDSSQLSSDIASLEAELANEQQLYAKRPRIHRLSAASTMRDKGAWYKDDWRKKVERIGNLNYPEEARRKQIYGNLRLMVSINRDGSLYEVLVLESSGQPLLDQAAQRIVRLAAPFAPFTGDLSDIDRLEIIRTWKFARGDKLSSN
- a CDS encoding YqgE/AlgH family protein, translated to MKNVSPSYLKHHFLIAMPHMADPNFAHTLTYIVEHTANGAMGLVVNRPQELNLADILEQLRPDIEPPVLCQHVPIFTGGPVQTDRGFVLHPSGKHFQATVDLEGELSLSTSQDVLFAIADGVGPAKSLITLGYAGWEAGQLEAELADNAWLTCPFNADILFNTSSELRLEAAARHLGVNLSLLTSQAGHA
- the ruvX gene encoding Holliday junction resolvase RuvX, with amino-acid sequence MALRLILGFDYGTKQIGVAVGQVITGQARELCTLKAQNGIPDWNQVEALIKEWKPDAVVVGLPLNMDGTPSDMCLRAEKFARRLNGRYNLPFYTHDERLTTFEAKGERRDRGGQKGSYRDNPVDAIAAALLLQGWLDENTALFES
- the pyrR gene encoding bifunctional pyr operon transcriptional regulator/uracil phosphoribosyltransferase PyrR; this translates as MSLPNPADLISQMAIRLKAHLEHRGISEPRYIGIRTGGIWVAQALLDELGSDSPLGTLDVSFYRDDFSQNGLHPQVRPSALPFEIEGQHLVLIDDVLMSGRTIRAAMNELFDYGRPASVTLVCLLDLDAGELPIRPNVVGATLTLAAHERVKLSGPSPLTLELQDLAL
- a CDS encoding aspartate carbamoyltransferase catalytic subunit — translated: MTPLDTKRPLQLNDQGQLRHFLSLDGLRRELLTEILDTADSFLEVGARAVKKVPLLRGKTVCNVFFENSTRTRTTFELAAQRLSADVITLNVSTSSASKGETLLDTLRNLEAMAADMFVVRHGDSGAAHFIAEHVCPQVAIINGGDGRHAHPTQGMLDMLTIRRHKGGFENLSVAIVGDILHSRVARSNMLALKTLGCPDIRVIAPKTLLPIGIEQYGVKVYTDMTEGLKDVDVVIMLRLQRERMTGGLLPSEGEFYRLFGLTTARLAGAKPDCIVMHPGPINRGVEIESAVADGPHSVILNQVTYGIAIRMAVLSMAMSGQTAQRQFEQENAQ